The sequence GAACTCGTCATGCGGCAAGCCGTCGGAGCCGATCATGGCGTGCTCGAACTTGAGGATGCGCTGCACGTCCTCCTCGCTCATGGAGAAATAGATCGCGCCCGCCGGCTGCAACTGCTCCGCCGCCTCGTAGATGTCGCAACCGAGTTCTTTGGCGATGTCCGCGAGATCGCGTCCGGCAAGGTCGGGCCGCGCCTTCGACCAGGTGATTTTCACCCGCTCCGAGAGCGCAATGGAATCCGGCTTCAGCACCGTCGAGGAGGCGCAATAGGGATAGATATCGAGGCCGATATCCTGATGGTGCATGTGTTTTTCGAAGCAGGCGAGCGTCTCGCAGCTGCGACCGAAATTGTGTTTTCCCTGTACCTTGTGATGCGAGACGATCACCGGGCAATCAGCTTCGCGTCCGATGGTGAAGGTTTCTTCCAGCGAGTCCATGATCTCGTCCGACTCGTTCCGCATATGCGTCACATAGCGCGCGCCAAAAGCTTTCAGGCTGCGCGACAGCTCGATCACCTCTTCGGTCGGCGCCTTGTGCGACGGCGCGTAGAACAGTCCGGTCGAGAACCCGACCGCACCTGAATCCAGCGCTTCTTCCAGAAGACCGCGCATCTGCTTGATCTCCTGCCCCGTCGCGCCCCGGTCGAGCCGCTCCATCGTGCCGACACGGAGTGTCGAATGACCGACGAGGAAGGCCGCGTTCACCGAGGCCGGTGCCTGCTCCACGGCGGAGAGGAAGCTGTCGAAGGTCCGGAACTTGTACCAGTCGGGATCGCCGATCAGGTCGAGCGGCGGCGGCGGAGCGATGTCGAGGACCAACGGCGCGAGACTGATGCCGCAATTGCCGACCACCACCGTGGTCACGCCCTGGCTGACCTTGGCGTCGAAATCGGGCTGCGAGAGCAGCATGCGGTCATCATGGGTGTGTACGTCGATGAAGCCGGGGGCGACGATGCGGTTGCTGACATCCACTCGCTTACCCGCTTCGGCGCCCGAGAGATCGCCGACCGCGGCGATCTTCTCGTCCCGGATTCCGACATCCGCACGCCGGCGCGGCCCGCCGGTCCCGTCAATGACGTCTCCGCCCTCAAGCACGATATCGTAGGCAGCCGCAGCCATGTTCAATCCCCTTGTGATCCCAGTCGGTCCATCGTGATCGGACTGCGTCATGCCGGGTCCTGTCAACGCCCCTCCCGGAACGAATGCGCTGGCCGCTCGGAACCATTGCCCCCCTTGAGCCACTCCGCCGCATCGGCGTAAGGTCCGGGTCCCACCTTCGGAACACCAGCATCATGACCGACACGATTCAGCACGCCGATTTCCTCATCATCGGGGCCGGGATGGCCGGCGCCTCCTGCGCCTATTTTCTCGCGCCGCACGGCTCCGTCATCCTGCTCGAGCGCGAGGATCAGCCCGGCTACCACACAACCGGCCGGTCCGCCGCGCTCTATATCGAGAGCTACGGCAACGCCGCGATCCGCGCCTTGAATCGGGCCGGGAAGCCATTCTTCCTCAACCCGCCGGAGGGCTTCGCGCAAGACCCGATCCTGACCCCGCGCGGATCCTTGACCATCGCCGAAGCCGATCAGGTCGACGCCCTGGAGGCCGCCTATGCGGAGCAGGCAAAGTCGATCAAAGGACTGGAGATCGTCGAGGGCCAGCGCCTGCTGGATCTCTTCCCGGCCATCGATCCCCAAAAGACGGTGCGCGGCCTCTACGATCCGAACGACATGGACATGGACGTCCACGCTCTGCACTGGGGCTTCATCCGCGGCATGCGGGACAGGGGTGGCAAGCTCGTCACCGACGCCGATGTCCGCGGCCTGGCCCGCAGCGCCGACGGCTGGAGTGTCGAGACGCGGGCGGGAACCTTCGCGGCCCCGGTCGTCATCAACGCCGCGGGCGCCTGGGCGGACGAGATTGGCAAGATGGCGGGCGCGAAACCGATCGGACTGGTGCCGAAGCGCCGCACCGCCTTCACCTTCGATCCGCCGGAGGGCCTCGATCCCGACAAGCTGCCCGCCGTCGTCAACGTGAACGAGGACTGGTACGTCAAGCCGGAAGCGGGCCGCTTCTTGGGCTCTCCCGCGGACGAGACCCCGTCCCTGCCGACCGACGCGCAGCCGGAGGATCTCGACCTCGCGATCGCCGTCGACCGGATCGAGAATGCGACCACGCTGAAGGTCGGCCGGTTCCACAGCCGCTGGGCCGGACTGCGCTCCTTCGTCTCGGACAAGACACCGGTGGTCGGCTTCGAGCCCGGCCTGGAAGGTTTCTTCTGGCTAGCGGGCCAGGGAGGCTACGGTATCCAGACCTCCGCCGGCCTCGGGATGACTTCCGCCGCGCTCGCCCGCGGCGCGGCGCTACCGGAAGAGGTCGCGTCGCAGGGACTGAAGGCGAGCGATCTCGCTCCCGACCGTCCGGCCTTGGCTGACGCCGCCTATTTCACCGGGTGAACGCGCGGCGCCGGAACAATGTTGTGCCGTTCCCTCCAAGACTAAGGTCAGGCTTTCGCCGGAAGCCGCAAATGCGTGACAGGAACGTGCAAATCGTTCCCGCCCCCCTTTTGCGCTTTTGACAAGTCGCCATATGGGGCCTAGAAACCGCGCTCCACTTGGAAATAAAACGGAAACACCGGCCCGATGGATCATCTCGACGCGCTGGAAGCGCAGAGTGTCTACATTCTGCGCGAGGCTTTTAACAAGTTCGACCGCATGGGCATGCTCTGGTCGCTTGGCAAGGACTCGAACGTCATGGTCTGGCTCGCCCGCAAGGCGTTCCTCGGCCATGTCCCCTTCCCGCTGATGTTCTGCGACACCGGCAAGAAGTTTCCCGAGATGTACGCCTTCCAGAAGAAATACGCCGCCGAGTGGGGCGTCAATCTGATCGTGAAGGACTGCCCGCCGATCGAGGAGATCGACCCGACGCTGCCGCCGGCGACCCGGTCCGCTGCGCGCAAGACCGAAGCCCTGAAGCGGCTCATTGCGGAGCGCGATATCCAGGCTGTGATCGCAGGTATCCGTCGCGACGAGGAAGCAACGCGGGCCAAGGAGCGCGTCTTCAGCCCGCGCGGCGAGAACGCGGAATGGGACTTCCGCGACCAGCCGCCGGAATTCTGGGACCAGTTCAAGACCGACTTCGCCCCCGGCACGCATATCCGGATCCATCCGATCCTGCATTGGACCGAGCTCGATATCTGGCGCTACATCCAGCGCGAGAACATTCCGATCGTTGATCTCTATTTCTCGAACAACGGCAAGCGGTACCGCTCCCTCGGCGACCAGGACATCACCCATCCGATCGAGAGCGAGGCCAGCACGATCGAGGAGATCATCTCCGAGCTGGAAGCGACGACGATCGCCGAGCGCAGCGGCCGGGCCATGGACCATGAGGCGGAAGACGCCTTCGAACGGCTCCGCACCGCGGGCTACATGTAAATCGCGGCACGCGTCAGAACCGCACAAAGAGATTTTCCGATGACCGTTTCCTCCGAAAGCCCCGCCCTCAAGCTCGTCGTGGTCGGCCATGTCGATCACGGCAAGTCGACCCTGATCGGCCGCCTGCTGCACGACACCGGCTCCCTGCCCGACGGCAAGGCCGAGGCGGTGATCAAGATGTCCGAACGGCGGGGCATGCCGGTCGAATGGGCTTTCGTGCTGGACGCCTTGCAGGCCGAGCGCGACCAGGGCATCACGATCGACACGACGCAGATCTTCTTCAATACCGACAAGCGCAATTACGTCATCATCGACGCGCCGGGCCACAAGGAGTTCCTGAAGAACATGGTCTCCGGCGCCGCGCTCTCAGATGCGGCCCTGCTGGTGATCGACGCCAAGGACGGGATGCAGGAACAGTCCCGCCGACACGGCTACATCCTGCACCTGCTCGGCGTGCGCCAAGTCGCGGTCGTGATCAACAAAATGGACCTCGTCGGTTACCGCGAGGCGCGCTACCAGGAACTGACCGGCGACATCCGCAAGTATCTCTCCGGGCTTGGTCTCGAAGCCGCGGCCATCGTTCCGATATCGGCCCGCGAAGGCCAGGGCATGGTCGCCCGCCCGGACCGGATGCCCTGGTACGAGGGCCCGCACCTTGTCGAGGTGCTGGATGGCTTCAGCCCGCCGGTGCTGCCGACCGACCGTCCGCTGCGCCTGCCGGTCCAGGACGTCTACAAGTTCGACGAGCGCCGGATCATTGCCGGCCGCATCGAGAGCGGCCGCATCCATACCGGCGACCGGATCCTGATCTCTCCCTCGAACAAGACCGTCACGGTCAAGAGCATCGAGAACTGGAACGTGAAGGACCCCGCGCTCGGCGCCTCCGCTGGCCAATCCGTCGGCATCACCCTTTCCGAACAGCTCTTCATCGAGCGTGGCCAGGTGATCAGCCACGAAAGCAACCCGCCGATCGAAACCAACGTCTTCCGCGCCCGCATCTTCTGGCTCGGCAGGAAGCCGCTCGAAGTCGGCAAGCGCTACAAGCTGAAGCTCGCGACGAACGAGCAGACGGTCGAGGTTC comes from Nisaea sediminum and encodes:
- a CDS encoding N-acyl-D-amino-acid deacylase family protein codes for the protein MAAAAYDIVLEGGDVIDGTGGPRRRADVGIRDEKIAAVGDLSGAEAGKRVDVSNRIVAPGFIDVHTHDDRMLLSQPDFDAKVSQGVTTVVVGNCGISLAPLVLDIAPPPPLDLIGDPDWYKFRTFDSFLSAVEQAPASVNAAFLVGHSTLRVGTMERLDRGATGQEIKQMRGLLEEALDSGAVGFSTGLFYAPSHKAPTEEVIELSRSLKAFGARYVTHMRNESDEIMDSLEETFTIGREADCPVIVSHHKVQGKHNFGRSCETLACFEKHMHHQDIGLDIYPYCASSTVLKPDSIALSERVKITWSKARPDLAGRDLADIAKELGCDIYEAAEQLQPAGAIYFSMSEEDVQRILKFEHAMIGSDGLPHDEFPHPRLWGTFPRVLGHYCRDLELFPLEEAVRRMTGLSAQKFGLKGRGTVAEGNYADLCVFDEKTVIDRADFDRPTAPAGGIESVFVNGRMVWGGGAHTGARPGRALRRGATLAA
- a CDS encoding NAD(P)/FAD-dependent oxidoreductase — protein: MTDTIQHADFLIIGAGMAGASCAYFLAPHGSVILLEREDQPGYHTTGRSAALYIESYGNAAIRALNRAGKPFFLNPPEGFAQDPILTPRGSLTIAEADQVDALEAAYAEQAKSIKGLEIVEGQRLLDLFPAIDPQKTVRGLYDPNDMDMDVHALHWGFIRGMRDRGGKLVTDADVRGLARSADGWSVETRAGTFAAPVVINAAGAWADEIGKMAGAKPIGLVPKRRTAFTFDPPEGLDPDKLPAVVNVNEDWYVKPEAGRFLGSPADETPSLPTDAQPEDLDLAIAVDRIENATTLKVGRFHSRWAGLRSFVSDKTPVVGFEPGLEGFFWLAGQGGYGIQTSAGLGMTSAALARGAALPEEVASQGLKASDLAPDRPALADAAYFTG
- the cysD gene encoding sulfate adenylyltransferase subunit CysD; this encodes MDHLDALEAQSVYILREAFNKFDRMGMLWSLGKDSNVMVWLARKAFLGHVPFPLMFCDTGKKFPEMYAFQKKYAAEWGVNLIVKDCPPIEEIDPTLPPATRSAARKTEALKRLIAERDIQAVIAGIRRDEEATRAKERVFSPRGENAEWDFRDQPPEFWDQFKTDFAPGTHIRIHPILHWTELDIWRYIQRENIPIVDLYFSNNGKRYRSLGDQDITHPIESEASTIEEIISELEATTIAERSGRAMDHEAEDAFERLRTAGYM
- the cysC gene encoding adenylyl-sulfate kinase, translated to MTVSSESPALKLVVVGHVDHGKSTLIGRLLHDTGSLPDGKAEAVIKMSERRGMPVEWAFVLDALQAERDQGITIDTTQIFFNTDKRNYVIIDAPGHKEFLKNMVSGAALSDAALLVIDAKDGMQEQSRRHGYILHLLGVRQVAVVINKMDLVGYREARYQELTGDIRKYLSGLGLEAAAIVPISAREGQGMVARPDRMPWYEGPHLVEVLDGFSPPVLPTDRPLRLPVQDVYKFDERRIIAGRIESGRIHTGDRILISPSNKTVTVKSIENWNVKDPALGASAGQSVGITLSEQLFIERGQVISHESNPPIETNVFRARIFWLGRKPLEVGKRYKLKLATNEQTVEVQSIETVIDVENLTSSAGDRLERNGIGEVTLRARAMLALDEFSENPKTGRFVLVDEYDTVGGGIIFMEGYPDQRTRGDVRSTNITAVEHRVTPDLRAHANGHEGGILWLTGLSGAGKSTLAIEAEQQLFAKGYQVYVLDGDNIRFGLSSDLGFAPEDRAENIRRVGEVAKLFASAGVLVLTAFISPYRADRDRARSIAPDLFHEVYVAADVATCEGRDPKGLYKKARAGEIKEFTGVSAPYEEPVTPELTVDTSDKTVNESVAELLAYVEENFSLTRNGGGR